The following proteins come from a genomic window of Rutidosis leptorrhynchoides isolate AG116_Rl617_1_P2 chromosome 10, CSIRO_AGI_Rlap_v1, whole genome shotgun sequence:
- the LOC139870904 gene encoding F-box protein At5g03100-like yields MMEVKEEEEDRLSALWDSIILEILMHLPYTQTQCAIKTLTLSKRWLHLWTDYFNIKYHNPISSIWPSAFPGFEYVAETLIQCRRSNLAKFHITGNYSDLLQPHVNNWIRYAVNCEVKDLDIIFNNTEYVLEDFFFINSCFTRLNLFGCVFNPTGAISWNKLTRLSLSHTELDEDMIENILSGCPVLETFELGYCNGYTLLDITSKSVKNLVITGYGDPEADEYPDIVKINAPYISSLTIGGSLLVWNILLLNVSSLIEGNLNFIKCENSETSDEDMFGLTICLLHAKKLNIGILCNKVFSRLEARGFSFPSNLKVLDSEDEANSLIWHGSYGDSLNTIEEEEDWKCFHTRVRSASSLDGRITVKLLEDETKVKDRISALPDGLLIEILSRLPKTKYAIRTSTLSKRWRHIWTYIPTLIFKRGYGDDFSTSDFFMSVDQTLAQCRHLKLNKFELHCCRGYDIQFESRVKDWIHHVITLNVEELYLDLFNRGLEAEFVLDEFFYTNSCITKMTLQGCIFTPTGAIL; encoded by the exons ATGATGGAggtcaaagaagaagaagaagatagatTAAGTGCGTTATGGGACAGTATTATTCTTGAAATTCTGATGCATTTACCATACACCCAAACTCAATGCGCCATTAAAACACTTACTCTCTCCAAACGGTGGCTACATCTTTGGACCGACTATTTTAATATCAAATACCACAATCCCATCTCTTCAATTTGGCCTTCCGCTTTTCCCGGGTTTGAGTATGTCGCCGAAACCCTAATTCAATGTCGCCGATCAAACCTCGCTAAATTCCATATTACCGGCAACTACAGTGATCTACTTCAACCACATGTCAACAATTGGATTCGGTACGCTGTTAATTGTGAAGTCAAAGACCTtgatataatttttaataatactgagTATGTGCTAGAGGACTTTTTTTTCATCAATTCATGTTTTACTCGTCTAAATTTGTTCGGTTGTGTATTTAATCCAACCGGTGCCATTAGCTGGAACAAACTTACAAGATTGTCTCTTTCGCATACGGAATTAGATGAAGATATGATTGAAAATATATTATCTGGATGTCCTGTATTAGAAACTTTTGAGTTAGGATACTGCAATGGTTATACGTTGCTCGATATTACTTCGAAGAGTGTTAAGAATTTGGTGATTACTGGATACGGTGATCCGGAAGCTGATGAATATCCAGACATTGTTAAAATCAATGCTCCATATATTTCGTCACTAACGATTGGTGGAAGTTTATTAGTGTGGAATATTTTGTTGTTGAACGTGTCCTCTTTAATCGAAGGTAACTTAAATTTCATTAAATGTGAGAATTCTGAGACGAGTGATGAAGATATGTTTGGACTAACTATATGCCTTCTTCATGCCAAGAAGCTCAATATTGGGATTTTATGTAATAAG GTTTTCTCCCGTTTGGAAGCTAGAGGTTTCAGTTTTCCATCAAACTTGAAGGTTTTGGATTCAGAGGACGAAGCTAATTCCTTAATTTGGCATGGTAGTTATGGTGATTCATTAAACActatagaagaagaagaagattggAAGT GTTTTCACACGAGGGTAAGATCCGCGAGCTCACTTGATGGTCGAATAACTGTAAAATTACTCGAAGATGAAACAAAAGTTAAAGATAGAATTAGTGCATTACCAGATGGCTTACTTATCGAAATTCTGTCCCGTTTACCAAAGACAAAATATGCCATTAGAACAAGTACACTATCTAAACGATGGAGACATATTTGGACTTACATTCCTACTCTTATTTTTAAACGTGGCTATGGAGATGATTTTTCGACCTCTGATTTTTTTATGTCTGTTGACCAAACCCTAGCTCAATGTCGCCATTTGAAGCTTAATAAATTCGAACTGCATTGCTGTCGTGGTTATGATATTCAGTTTGAATCACGAGTCAAGGATTGGATCCATCATGTTATTACTTTGAATGTTGAAGAACTTTATTTGGATTTATTTAATAGGGGCTTGGAAGCTGAGTTTGTGTTAGATGAGTTTTTTTACACCAATTCTTGTATTACAAAAATGACTTTACAGGGATGTATATTTACTCCCACGGGTGcaattctgtaa
- the LOC139870905 gene encoding uncharacterized protein: MVVLTVAVYGEVIGEVDHDWRPIGGCDRRWVAQNHQRRRRESRPLKKGFAVLGRDLIGMDGCFMKQPAQGHILTAVRVDSNNGIYPVAYAIVEQECYSSWKWFLEWLGFCLRHIHQNMKKKWNGLAYKNHLWRCATATTVPEFELAMNQLKEFNKDCHKWLTDIPPHQWVRSHFLGRAVSDVLLSNMCEVFNRWLIDARDKPIVTALEYIREYLMKRIVNVLKHQSKCDGPLTPAATKTFEKIKEEASQCSILWNGGQQYQVTGPHGKQCVVDMGRRECACRKWELTGMPCKHVVACLNNMTFNNQQVGVPEEWVHQVHWLMRWKETYKFHIVPLNGKSMWPKSNDPTKILPPLKIATAGRPKKNRRKYAEEISEMNENGKLSRKGKSEQCGKCGTYGHNKRGCPNEASTFVGTKTSSKRKRGERAQSQTNDAACN, encoded by the exons ATGGTGGTGCTTACGGTGGCTGTTTATGGTGAAGTGATCGGAGAAGTTGATCACGATTGGAGGCCAATTGGTGGCTGTGACCGAAGGTGGGTTGCCCAGAATCATCAAAGAAGAAGGAGAGAATCAA GACCACTAAAGAAAGGTTTTGCAGTGTTGGGTAGAGATTTGATAGGTATGGATGGATGTTTTATGAAACAACCTGCACAAGGTCATATTCTAACTGCTGTTAGGGTGGATTCCAACAATGGCATATACCCAGTTGCATATGCCATTGTTGAACAGGAATGTTACTCATCATGGAAGTGGTTCTTGGAGTGGTTAGG ATTCTGTTTGAGACATATTCATCAGAATATGAAAAAAAAATGGAATGGCTTAGCTTACAAAAATCATTTGTGGAGGTGTGCAACTGCAACTACTGTACCAGAATTTGAGCTAGCAATGAATCAGCTAAAGGAATTCAATAAAGATTGCCACAAATGGTTGACTGATATTCCTCCTCATCAATGGGTAAGGAGTCACTTTTTAG GAAGAGCTGTTTCAGATGTCCTGCTAAGTAACATGTGTGAGGTCTTCAATAGATGGCTTATAGATGCAAGAGATAAGCCAATAGTGACTGCTTTAGAATACATAAGAGAATATTTAATGAAGAGGATTGTCAATGTTTTGAAGCACCAATCTAAATGTGATGGACCATTAACACCTGCTGCAACAAAAACCTTTGAAAAGATCAAGGAAGAAGCATCTCAGTGTTCTATTTTATGGAATGGTGGACAACAATATCAAGTAACTGGGCCCCATGGTAAACAATGTGTTGTGGATATGGGAAGGAGAGAATGTGCATGTAGGAAATGGGAGTTAACTGGAATGCCATGTAAACATGTAGTGGCATGTTTAAACAACATGACATTCAATAATCAGCAAGTAGGAGTGCCTGAAGAATGGGTTCATCAAGTACACTGGTTAATGAGATGGAAGGAGACTTACAAGTTTCACATTGTACCATTGAATGGTAAATCAATGTGGCCTAAATCAAATGATCCAACAAAGATATTACCACCCTTGAAGATAGCTACTGCAGGTAGGCCTAAAAAGAACAGGAGGAAGTATGCTGAGGAAATTTCAGAGATGAATGAAAATGGAAAACTTTCAAGAAAAGGTAAGTCTGAACAATGTGGGAAGTGTGGCACATATGGACACAATAAAAGGGGCTGCCCAAATGAAGCATCAACATTTGTTGGAACAAAAACAAGTTCAAAGAGGAAAAGGGGGGAAAGGGCTCAATCCCAGactaatgatgcagcatgtaattAA